Proteins co-encoded in one Prescottella sp. R16 genomic window:
- a CDS encoding TetR/AcrR family transcriptional regulator codes for MPSKIERTSPSERPVGDAKAAFLTKIRKAALRQFADSGYNGTSMRDIGSLVGVHAGSLYVHIKSKEDLLYQIVGEIVENGEAALSKVEASDVGAIDKLRMLARIHLRWAMANPDAAKVFEREWMRLNGAQLDEVRHKRQQWAEAVERIIQAGVDAGTFRKMDVALAAVAFRSVLNANYTCEGDPDVDGIKLADEFVDFLFNGWVVVDNR; via the coding sequence ATGCCGTCGAAAATCGAACGGACGTCACCGAGCGAACGCCCCGTCGGCGACGCCAAGGCGGCCTTCCTGACGAAGATTCGCAAGGCCGCACTACGTCAATTCGCCGACAGCGGCTACAACGGCACCTCGATGCGCGACATCGGCTCGCTCGTCGGTGTGCACGCCGGCAGCCTGTACGTCCACATCAAGAGCAAGGAAGACCTGCTCTACCAGATCGTGGGCGAAATCGTCGAGAACGGCGAGGCGGCACTGTCGAAGGTCGAGGCCTCCGACGTCGGCGCCATCGACAAGCTCCGCATGCTGGCCCGCATCCATCTGCGCTGGGCCATGGCGAACCCGGACGCCGCGAAGGTGTTCGAGCGGGAATGGATGCGGCTCAACGGCGCCCAGCTCGACGAGGTCCGCCACAAGCGGCAGCAGTGGGCCGAGGCGGTGGAGCGGATCATCCAGGCCGGCGTCGACGCGGGCACGTTCCGGAAGATGGACGTGGCACTCGCCGCGGTCGCGTTCCGGTCGGTCCTCAACGCCAACTACACGTGCGAGGGCGATCCCGACGTCGACGGTATCAAGCTGGCCGACGAGTTCGTCGATTTCCTCTTCAACGGCTGGGTCGTCGTCGACAACCGCTGA
- a CDS encoding SDR family NAD(P)-dependent oxidoreductase yields MTGTAFVTGGTGALGVAVTEHLLSIGWRVVVPFIVPEEAARLSDHDRLEKIRCNVAEPTELDEAVTVAANDAGAPLTALVNLVGGFESGPRTHEADAAAIDRQLDLNVRTTYAVLRAGLPHLIANGGGSVVAMSSGAALKPFPGGTAYSTSKAAVLALAESIAVEYKADGIRSNALLPGVIDTPANRTAMPNSDRANWVAPAAIAKVIEFLLSEDSAPISGAAIPLGL; encoded by the coding sequence TTGACTGGAACCGCATTCGTCACCGGCGGCACAGGCGCACTCGGTGTCGCCGTCACCGAACATCTGCTGTCGATCGGCTGGCGCGTCGTCGTACCGTTCATCGTGCCGGAGGAGGCCGCGCGCCTCTCCGACCACGATCGGCTCGAGAAGATCCGCTGCAACGTCGCCGAACCCACCGAACTGGACGAGGCCGTGACCGTCGCCGCGAACGACGCGGGCGCTCCACTGACCGCACTGGTCAACCTCGTCGGCGGTTTCGAGTCGGGTCCGCGCACACACGAGGCCGACGCCGCGGCCATCGACCGCCAACTGGATCTCAACGTGCGCACCACGTATGCGGTGCTGCGCGCGGGGCTGCCGCACCTGATCGCGAACGGTGGCGGGTCGGTGGTGGCCATGTCGTCCGGCGCGGCTCTCAAGCCATTCCCCGGCGGTACCGCCTACAGCACCTCCAAGGCCGCGGTGCTTGCGCTGGCCGAGTCGATCGCCGTCGAGTACAAAGCGGACGGAATCCGGTCGAATGCGTTGCTGCCCGGGGTGATCGATACCCCCGCGAACCGCACGGCGATGCCGAACTCCGATCGCGCCAACTGGGTCGCCCCCGCCGCGATCGCGAAGGTGATCGAGTTCCTGCTCTCGGAGGACTCGGCACCCATCTCGGGTGCCGCGATTCCACTGGGACTCTGA
- a CDS encoding class I adenylate-forming enzyme family protein yields the protein MSDLRRVLDARTEAVARLTAAGAPFEIVEEQVRGYPMPVFRNRYRSLNEILAESARYGDAEYLVCDDLRLTFTEHLARVASLAHSLRSEHGVGPGDRVAILSANNAEWIMTFWATTALGAITVGMNSLWSAREVAYGVELSEPKVIVADAPRRNLLGPVAVPVLSTEEDVPARASAHPGIELPHSSVNEDDPAVILFTSGTTGRPKGATHSHRNMVAAVDFHRFNDALAAELVRAPSRRRFLLATPLFHIAALHNLAVPRLAFGDTAVISTGRFDIDRVLALIEREGLTNWGAVPTMMTRLVEHGDLSRYDLSSLQTISISSAPSSSKLKERLREILPAAERTLGTSYGLTESSSAATVAAAADLAERPDTVGRPVLTMQVEVRDDAGNPVPEGVEGEICVRGPLVMLGYWNNPEATASITDDSGWMRTGDLGTMEDGYLRISSRRSDLILRGGENVYPAEVEDALGEHPSVRECIVVGVDHHDYGEEVCAVVVVAAGASVTQSELTDYMTERIARYKVPTRWVVQTEELPRNATGKVKRVDVLTSLTPGRAGSIH from the coding sequence ATGTCCGACCTTCGTCGTGTGCTCGACGCGCGCACGGAAGCAGTTGCCCGGCTCACGGCGGCGGGGGCGCCCTTCGAGATCGTTGAGGAGCAGGTACGTGGATACCCGATGCCGGTGTTCCGCAACAGATACCGCTCGCTGAACGAGATACTCGCCGAGTCCGCACGCTACGGTGACGCCGAGTACCTGGTGTGCGACGACCTCCGCCTGACCTTCACCGAGCATCTGGCACGGGTTGCGTCACTCGCTCACTCGTTGCGTTCCGAGCATGGCGTCGGTCCGGGAGACCGGGTCGCGATCCTGTCGGCGAACAACGCGGAATGGATCATGACCTTCTGGGCCACGACCGCGCTCGGCGCAATCACCGTGGGGATGAACTCGCTGTGGTCCGCTCGTGAAGTCGCTTACGGGGTGGAGTTGTCCGAGCCGAAGGTGATCGTCGCGGACGCGCCTCGTCGGAACCTCCTCGGACCCGTGGCGGTACCGGTGCTGTCCACGGAGGAGGACGTGCCTGCTCGGGCATCCGCGCATCCGGGCATCGAACTGCCGCACAGCAGCGTGAACGAAGACGATCCGGCGGTCATTCTGTTCACCAGCGGTACCACCGGCCGCCCCAAAGGGGCGACACATTCGCACCGGAACATGGTGGCGGCGGTGGACTTTCACAGGTTCAACGATGCACTCGCAGCGGAGTTGGTCCGCGCACCGAGTCGGCGGCGGTTCCTGCTGGCGACACCGCTCTTCCACATCGCGGCACTTCACAACCTCGCTGTTCCGCGGCTGGCGTTCGGTGACACCGCCGTGATCAGCACCGGCCGATTCGACATCGATCGGGTGCTGGCACTGATCGAGCGGGAAGGCCTCACGAACTGGGGTGCGGTTCCGACGATGATGACCCGACTGGTCGAGCACGGCGATCTCTCCCGCTACGATCTGTCGTCCCTGCAGACCATCTCGATAAGTTCCGCCCCGTCTTCTTCGAAATTGAAGGAGAGATTGCGGGAGATCCTGCCGGCCGCAGAACGTACACTCGGAACCAGTTACGGTCTGACCGAGTCCTCCTCTGCTGCAACGGTTGCCGCCGCAGCCGACCTGGCCGAGCGGCCCGACACGGTGGGCCGCCCGGTCCTCACCATGCAGGTCGAGGTCCGGGACGATGCGGGGAATCCGGTCCCGGAGGGTGTCGAGGGCGAGATCTGTGTGCGTGGCCCGCTGGTGATGCTCGGCTACTGGAACAACCCGGAGGCCACCGCATCGATCACTGACGACTCGGGGTGGATGCGTACCGGCGATCTGGGCACGATGGAGGACGGATACCTCCGGATCAGCAGCCGGCGGTCCGATCTCATTCTCCGTGGCGGAGAGAACGTGTACCCGGCGGAGGTCGAGGACGCACTCGGCGAGCATCCGTCGGTGCGTGAGTGCATCGTCGTCGGGGTCGACCATCACGACTACGGTGAGGAAGTCTGTGCCGTGGTCGTGGTGGCTGCAGGCGCCTCGGTGACCCAGTCGGAACTGACCGACTACATGACCGAACGGATCGCGCGATACAAGGTGCCGACCCGGTGGGTCGTCCAGACAGAAGAATTGCCCCGGAACGCAACCGGCAAGGTCAAGCGAGTGGATGTGTTGACGTCGCTGACACCGGGGCGTGCGGGCTCGATCCACTGA
- a CDS encoding SDR family NAD(P)-dependent oxidoreductase: MGNPVIVDVARSPIGRRAVALVADVDVWDRVRRVDLRGTFLMSRACARSMVERGAGGCIVNISSVDGKPSGANSSAYSASKAAIQSLTSSMAKELGPSGIRVGGCVEAVRGSEHSSAPCR; encoded by the coding sequence ATGGGTAACCCGGTGATCGTGGACGTGGCGAGGTCTCCGATCGGTCGCAGGGCCGTCGCCCTGGTCGCGGACGTCGACGTCTGGGACCGGGTGCGCCGAGTCGATCTGCGAGGAACGTTCCTGATGAGCCGGGCCTGTGCGCGCTCGATGGTTGAGCGCGGTGCGGGTGGGTGCATCGTCAACATCTCGTCGGTCGACGGCAAGCCGAGCGGCGCGAACTCGTCGGCATACTCGGCGTCGAAGGCCGCGATCCAGTCGCTGACGTCGTCGATGGCCAAGGAGCTCGGGCCGTCCGGGATCCGGGTCGGCGGTTGTGTGGAAGCAGTACGCGGAAGCGAACATTCCTCTGCGCCGTGCCGGTGA
- a CDS encoding ABC transporter substrate-binding protein, translated as MPLELNRPPRLRDNTNAALFFASDESEYISGVCLPTADGGILTDFHLDRGPVRLSPNKENPMLDPQRNPRWKTALVAAAAGLALTGCASATDTADGASLSASTFSELREGMINVEPASGDATSGGTLTFGAYSEPRSLDPAETIAAVTTGGVEMLNVYDSLMRFDAETATFVPQMAESLDHDDDYRTWTLTLRDDVTFSNGDPVDAAAVRSSQERYARSKGPESSLWIDNVREVSTPDTRTVVYRLDNPWPEFPGILATGPGMIVAAAADGPDGSFTPIGAGPFTLERWAPTTEIVLAANDTYWAGQPHLDALKIVYLSGQQTNIDTLRTGGIDASFVREPDHVEDVLSDGTSGYVNLAAAQNAAIINTAEGRPGADPRVRRAMQLAIDAPQMTDRIYNGYGLGDSTLFPEYSRWHTETSGLAYDPEAARALLDAAKADGYDGKVEYIKANTPTDQRSALTFEAMLEAVGFDVQVNIVPTVNDQIRLVAADRNYDVSGWGLAFRESDPYPKMFATMSSGGTQTYGMYTSPEMDALLAEFQQEADLDAKRATMDRIQQQINQDVPFLVYGPFAEFVVWNDSVHGVVGSANTMVFFGGAWKD; from the coding sequence ATGCCGCTCGAGTTGAATCGCCCACCGCGACTGCGCGACAACACGAACGCTGCCCTGTTCTTCGCATCGGACGAGTCCGAATACATCAGCGGAGTCTGCCTGCCGACCGCCGACGGCGGAATCCTCACAGACTTCCATCTCGATCGCGGACCGGTCCGACTCTCACCAAACAAGGAGAATCCGATGCTCGACCCCCAACGCAACCCACGGTGGAAAACCGCCCTGGTCGCAGCCGCAGCCGGACTGGCACTGACAGGCTGCGCGTCGGCCACAGATACCGCAGACGGCGCGTCGCTCAGCGCGTCGACCTTCTCGGAACTGCGGGAGGGCATGATCAACGTCGAACCCGCTTCCGGTGATGCAACATCGGGCGGCACACTCACTTTCGGCGCCTACTCCGAACCGCGGTCTCTCGACCCGGCAGAAACGATCGCCGCGGTGACCACCGGTGGTGTCGAGATGCTCAACGTCTACGATTCGCTGATGCGTTTCGATGCGGAGACGGCCACGTTCGTCCCGCAGATGGCGGAAAGCCTCGACCACGACGACGACTACCGGACGTGGACGCTGACCCTGCGCGACGACGTCACCTTCTCCAACGGTGATCCGGTCGACGCAGCCGCAGTCCGGTCGAGCCAGGAACGCTACGCCCGGAGCAAGGGGCCCGAATCCTCGTTGTGGATCGACAACGTCCGCGAGGTCTCCACTCCGGACACCCGCACAGTCGTCTACCGGCTCGACAACCCGTGGCCCGAGTTCCCGGGCATCCTCGCCACCGGTCCGGGCATGATCGTCGCTGCCGCAGCCGACGGCCCCGACGGCTCCTTCACCCCGATCGGTGCCGGCCCGTTCACCCTGGAACGCTGGGCTCCGACCACCGAGATCGTCTTGGCCGCCAACGACACCTACTGGGCCGGGCAGCCGCATCTCGACGCTCTCAAAATCGTCTACCTGTCGGGCCAGCAGACCAATATCGACACTCTGCGCACCGGCGGTATCGATGCATCCTTCGTGCGCGAACCCGACCATGTCGAAGACGTTCTCAGCGACGGCACCAGCGGCTACGTCAACCTGGCCGCTGCGCAGAACGCGGCGATCATCAATACGGCCGAGGGTCGTCCCGGAGCCGATCCCCGGGTGCGGCGGGCCATGCAGTTGGCCATCGACGCTCCCCAGATGACCGACCGCATCTACAACGGCTACGGGCTCGGTGACAGCACGCTGTTCCCCGAATACTCACGCTGGCACACGGAGACATCCGGACTCGCCTACGACCCGGAAGCCGCCCGAGCCCTTCTCGATGCCGCCAAGGCGGACGGCTACGACGGCAAGGTCGAATACATCAAGGCCAACACGCCCACCGACCAGCGGTCCGCGTTGACGTTCGAAGCTATGCTCGAAGCCGTCGGATTCGACGTCCAGGTCAACATCGTCCCGACCGTCAACGACCAGATCCGGCTGGTGGCGGCAGATCGGAACTACGACGTCTCCGGCTGGGGACTCGCCTTCCGCGAATCCGATCCGTACCCGAAGATGTTCGCGACGATGAGCAGCGGCGGCACGCAGACGTACGGGATGTACACCAGCCCCGAGATGGATGCGCTGCTCGCAGAATTCCAGCAGGAAGCGGACCTGGACGCCAAGCGCGCCACGATGGATCGCATCCAGCAGCAGATCAATCAGGATGTGCCGTTCCTCGTCTACGGCCCCTTCGCCGAGTTCGTCGTGTGGAACGACTCCGTGCACGGTGTCGTCGGCAGCGCCAACACGATGGTGTTCTTCGGCGGAGCGTGGAAGGACTGA
- a CDS encoding TetR family transcriptional regulator produces the protein MNPDDMTDAQRRRRRQLTDTVIEMLAETSPDRIQMREVSERSGVALGTLYRYFPAKQHLLAAAMVAWNDILAARLAEERESGQARAQGSVLDRVVDLYTRQMKAFQRGPNFARLEVELQTSDDPYVRDTLDERSAANRTALFELMDGVPAERARLASLSIGSTMLNSLVLWTTGRIGFAEALRNVRDVSRLVLDDYR, from the coding sequence ATGAACCCCGACGACATGACCGACGCGCAGCGACGACGTCGCCGGCAGCTCACCGACACCGTGATCGAGATGCTCGCCGAGACGAGTCCGGACCGGATCCAGATGCGCGAAGTTTCGGAACGGTCGGGGGTGGCGCTCGGCACGCTGTACCGGTATTTCCCGGCCAAGCAGCATCTGCTCGCGGCCGCGATGGTCGCCTGGAACGACATTCTCGCCGCACGTCTCGCCGAAGAACGCGAGTCGGGACAGGCACGGGCTCAGGGATCGGTCCTCGACCGTGTCGTCGACCTCTACACGCGGCAGATGAAGGCGTTCCAGCGCGGCCCGAACTTTGCTCGGCTCGAGGTCGAACTCCAAACCTCGGACGACCCCTACGTGCGCGACACGCTCGACGAGCGCTCTGCCGCCAACCGGACGGCGCTTTTCGAACTCATGGACGGCGTGCCCGCCGAACGTGCCCGGCTCGCGTCGCTGTCGATCGGAAGCACGATGCTCAACTCGTTGGTGCTGTGGACCACTGGCCGGATCGGATTCGCCGAAGCGCTCCGCAACGTTCGGGACGTGTCGCGCCTGGTTCTCGACGACTACCGGTGA